A stretch of DNA from Endozoicomonas sp. 8E:
TGACCTTTAAATTGATCGTAAGTTCCATTTAAATAGGCAGCCACAACCATCATTCCCGGTTTCACTCCCGTCATTCGAGGCTGTCGCAAAACTCCAACAGCTCGTTCCCATGCTCTGAGGTCGTCATTCCCGCGAAGGCGGTTGTCGCAAAACTCTGGTTCCCATGCTCTGAGGTCGTCATTCCCGCGAAGGCGGGAATCCAGGGCCAACAGTGGGTCTCTGCCTTCTCGGGGATAACAAGGCTAGTGGGGGCACCGGGCAGTATGGTTTTGGTGGTGAGTCAGTGTGGATTCCCGCCTTCGCGGGAATGACGAGAATGAAGCCGGGAATGACGAGAATGAAGCCGGGAATGACGGGAGTCAACTCGTTCCCATGCTCTGAGGTCGTCATTCCCGCGAAGGCGGGAATCCAGGGCCAACAGTGGGTCTCTGCCTTCTCGGGGATAACAAGGCTAGGGGGGCACCGGGCAGTATGGTTCTGGTGGTGAGTCATTGTGGATTCCCGCCTTCGCGGGAATGACGAGAATGAAGCCGGGAATGACGAGAATGAAGCCGGGAATGACGGGAGTCAACTCGTTCCCATGCTCTGAGGTCGTCATTCCCGCGAAGGCGGGAATCCAGGGCCAACAGTGGGTCTCTGCCTTCTCGGGGATAACAAGGCTAGGGGGGCACCGGGCAGTATGGTTCTAGTGGTGAGTCATTGTGGATTCCCGCCTTCGCGGGAATGACGAGAATGAAGCCGGGAATGACGAGAATGAAGCCGGGAATGACGGGAGTCAACTCGTTCCCATGCTCTGAGGTCGTCATTCCCGCGAAGGCGGGAATCCAGGGCCAACAGTGGGTCTCTGCCTTCTCGGGGATAACAAGGCTAGGGGGGCACCGGGCAGTATGGTTCTGGTGGTGAGTCAGTGTGGATTCCCGCCTTCGCGGGAATGACGAGAATGAAGCCGGGAATGACGAGAATGAAGCCGGGAATGACGAGAATGAAGCCGGGAATGACGAGAATGAAGCCGGGAATGACGGGAGTCAACTCGTTCCCATGCTGGAGAGAGTTTTGCGACACCCTCCATTCGAGGGTGTGATGTCAAGGCTTTTAAAATGATTCAGACAACGAATTCAAATTCAGGCTGTCCAAAAACTCCCCGGCAATTTTTGTCAGATCATTGGGTTTCAGGATCAGGGCATTACTGGCACTGAGTGCCTGCCTTAAGTAGTCATCCCTGATAAATCTCTGAAAAAAGGAGGGGGTACCAAATTCAAACATCATGGCATGCAGCTCTTCTGGAGAGGATGGATCATGAGCGCCACAGGAGTCTGACCCGGCGTAAGCATCGGTCCAAAAATACGTCAAGCAACCGCCGTTCGAGTTTGTCACTCCATACAGATAATGACTGAAGGCTTGCTTAATTGCTTCCCAGCATTGTTTTTTAAAGTTTTCCAAAAGTTCAGATGATTCCTCATCAGGTTTTGCTTTGATGTCTTCCAATAACTGCTTCAAGCTCGGGCTATTCTCAGCTTTTAGTTGGATCAGAGCCCTGACCTTTTCAATTATCCCGCAGTCGAACCATAAAGGTCGCCCCAACATAATCACCGGACGGTGGTTCGCCGTGCCAGGTTTTAACCGCACAAAGGCGGGCTGATGCACCAGCATTCGTTCAATATTCGGAACTCCCTGAGGTTCGTCCGTCCAGGCGGTCTGTAAAGATGAGTGGGCCATTTTATTTTCAAGGAGTGGCGAAAACCCACCATGACAATGAGTGACGAAAAAGGAATAATCTCCGCAGCTTTGTAAATAGCCAAAAGTGCATCGCCATTCATGGCTGTTTTTTTCCCTGGAGAATAATTCCGTATACCACTTTTTCAGGCAATGGTTGGCATTTACCTTCAATTCATCGATGCTTTCCAGACGCACTAATAGCTGATGATGCTGTGCGGCATTCATAACATGGTTATGGTAGGTCGGCAGTGGATCCAACCAACCCGATACCAGGGCTTCATGGGCAAGGCGAACAAAAGGAGGTCTGGCTAAGGCTTTGCTATTCAATAAACTATTCATTGAACTCAACCACCTTGTAGGGATTGTCCCACCCTGAGCAATTATTTTTGAGTACAACAACTTGAGTTGTCCAATGACCTGATCGGCATTATCGTTGGACAATATTTTTCCTACTGCATCCGACATCGCTTTATGTCCATTCTCATCATCGTTATAGACCTCAGCGATCAAAATCCTGTCGCGATATCTTAATGTTTCTTTTTCCAATAATATTGAGACACCCATGGAAAAACTGGCTAAATCTCCTTCCTGCCAAAGTTTGTCTACCATATCGGAGCTGCTTAGACTGACTTTTGGCAATGCACCGTTAGTCTCAAAGGTTTTGTTCAGTTCCCCAATGCTGATGCCGCAGGATTTAGCCAGAGCTTGCTGTTGTGTCAGGTCGGCGCCTTTCAGGAGTTCCTTCAGTTTCTTTGACTCAGTGCCAGAACCACTGACCCTCCTGGTAGGCTGGAAGACAGACTGGGTTTCTGTCACCTCGACAGGCGCCCCGAGCAAGTTCACCGACTCCCAGGTTTGGCCTCTATTCGTAGAACACTCGGCAAAGGCGTGAGTAAAGTTGCCAATTTGCCGACTCGGAATCCCGAAATAGCGACATAAAGCGACAAAAACAGGCACACGATGACGACAGCTTCCTTGCCGTTTTGTTACCAGGAATTGAAAGAAATTTTCATTGCTCTCTGCTACGGCGTTACCGGAGAACTGTTGGCAATAGTCCTTGATCGCCTCGATGCGTTGCGTCGTGTTTTTAGCGTTTTTTATTTGCCATAAAGGCCGCTGTTCTTCGGTTGGGTCTTGCAGGCCTTCAATGGTCTTAAACAATCTGTCCAGTACTGTTTTCATGCCCTCTGAACAGTGGGCGTCCAAGCGTATTGCCTGTTTCGGGAGGGCTACTTTGGCGGGTGTTTTTTTGTCCGCTTCTCTGGGTTCTACGACATAAGCAGCTTCAATACTCTGGAAGGGTTCGGCCTCAGGAACAGAGAGTGTGTGGAGACCGGTATATCGATCCCTGGTCAGATTATATGGCAACTCGGGTTTTATACGCAGGGCGACGATATAGTCGTTAGCCTGCAGGCTGGGCAAGGTACATCGACCCTTGTGCAATGGGATGATCAGGGTCGCCAGTGTTTGATCGCTGGTTAGCGTCACTTCCTGGTCAGGCCCCGGCAGACTGTCAGGTATCAGGGTTTCAACTCCCCGAATATGTTGATCATTAATATCGATCAGTTTGATATCACCCCCGGCAGTCACATAAATATCTTCTGCCTGCCAGCGGTACATATTGGAAGAAAAGCTCTGCGTATCAAAAATTTTATGATCGACAACTTGCCGCTGTTCCAGGTACGAATAGTTCGTATTCTGGTCCAGTGCTGTAGCCTCTTTCTCATGGACTTCCGGATTGTATTTTTCAGAACTGTCAAGCCATTGGTTCGGCAGATCACTTATCTGCTGCCAAAACGCAGGCCAACATTGAACTTCATTGGCGTTCCACGTCCTTATCAGCTCATCAGCCTCCCGAAGATAAGGCAGGCAAGCCGATTTTTTCAGCGTTTGTTCCTGTTCTCCTGTCAGAGGGAACAGGTTATTGGCGTCTACGCCCGTGCGACCAAACTCACGAGAAAACCAGCGTCGCTGCCAGTGTCGGTAAAGTGCCCGGGTGAGAATATCGTCCGACTGATCCGGCTTCAGGGAAAGACCGGATGCCTGCCATTTGGCCTCAGCCACCCTCTTGATAATTTCCGTTTTGGCTCCCTCTGTACTCAGATCAGCCTCAATACGAATCTCATGATTGTTTTCATCAATACTGTTGATATCACTGCGTCGTATCAACCAGGGACGACTAATGCCCGGTACCCTCTGGTTGAACCAATAGCAAAGTTCAGAATCAAGCTTACTTTTACCTATGGCGAGAGCCGATGACTCTGGCAGTTTCTCCAGCGATAAGCCGGCTGCCATGAAGTAAAGCCGGTAGTACTTATCGAGACATTGATGCAGTCCGTTTTCAGTAAAATCGCTCCGTCTGATAACAGCCCTGGCAACATTCTGCAGATCAAGGCTGGTCGGCTGCAAGGGCAGGTTTTTCCGTTGCAGGTAAGCCCTTAATCGGCAATGTAACTGAGTCAGCTTTTTAGCCGCGAATTTCCCCTCCGTGGTCTGTGGCAACACTTTTTCGGCAATGGTCTGCAATTCGGTCTGCTTATACTGCCGGATCGGCAAATGTCTGAAACGACCTTTCAGCGCTGGTGATAAGGGTTTTCGCCCGCTGTACTGAGGTGGGTTGATGGTGGCGAACAGGTGGAAGCCCGGATGGGCGTCACCGGCCAGAATATCGTTCAATTCACCTTCCAGATGCTGGCTGTCGATCAGATTCATTTCTGAAATCACCACGATGCCGCCTTGCACTTTTGCTTTCTGGATCGCTTCACACACTTTATCCCAGGAACAATCACAGGCATTCAGGGGAAATATCTCTGGCATGGTTTCTCCCTTTTGCCTGACCTGCTGTTTAACACTTTCGATCATCAGATTCAGCGTCGCATCCTTACCCCGTCCGGCCGGGCCTTCAATCAGTGTCGCCTGACGACCACCGTGTTTTATCTTGCGATGATAAGCCTGCTGACAGCGACTTAAGTCTTGTCCCAGCCCTTGCACCAGCTCACAGACTGCCGATCCGGAGGTATCAAACTCAGGTCGGTGTTTTTCGGTGAATTCCATGAAGGGCTGCTGTATATCCTTCAGGTTATTTATGCGGACATTGTCGCTCAATGTGTTGTCCAGTGGGTAACGGGCGGCAAACCAGATTTCCAGTGCCGAAAGGGCATCCTGTTGAGTCTCGCTGATTTCGGGACCCAGTAGATCCCGGAAACTTTGTTGGATCAAACTGTTCACTTGCTCACAGCTAACACTGTCTCCTTTGGATAACCCGCGATCCAGATACCAGCCCACCCAACTGCAGATATCGGTTAAATCCCTGGGGGTAAACTCATGCTCGGGCAACAGCTCCTGATAATATTGCCACAGTGCCATCACACTCTTTGTGGCAATGTGTGCAATGTCGTTTATTTGATGCCGTTGTAACTGATTGAGTAGAGCAGGTTCCACTACCCTGTCCCGAAGGAAAGCCTCATCCAGGCGTGGGTAATAAGCTTTGGGCAGTTTCTCTTTCAGGGCCGGGTCCATTTGGCGTCCGGAGTAATGATCGGGGTTGCCGGTGAGAATCACCCGGTGTTTTTCGCTGACCTTGACAGGATGACCATTCACATAGATGCAGGGTTGCGGTTCCCACAAGCCGTTCAGTGACGCCAGCAAGCCGGCTTGGGCCAGGTTAGCCTCATCCAGCACCAGGGTTATATAGTTTCCTCCAACATAGCCTCCATCTTTGTCGGATTCGGTACTGGCCCATTCCATCAATGCCCGGTTTTGCTGCACCATAGAGCGGTCGCCGTCGGCGTGCTCTTGCCACTGCCAGCGTTTCATCAGGGTTTGTTCGCTGTCAGAAGGTCCAAGGGAAATGATCGCAGCCCAGCCTGAAGCCTTTGCCATTTTGGCAGAAAAGTAGCTTTTCCCGGTGCCGGTTTCTCCTTCAAGGAATATAACGGGAGAGTCTGCAAGCCGGTCATGGAGTCGGGATAATCGACGACTTTCACGATCCTTCTGACTCATCTCGCCGTGATAAAGATCATAAGCCAGTGCTGACAGGGACTGGTCATTGGAACCCATCCATTTCATTGATTGAAGCAGTCGATTTTCTATGCGTTCAATACGCTCTGAGTCAGGATTCTCTGTGACATATTCTCCCCTGGCAATATGGAAACAATCAGTGGCCAGGGCGTGAATGACATTGGCTCGGATCTGCCCCGCTGGCAAAATTAACAGCCAGCCACAAGCCAGTGCATCCCGCAAACGTTTAATCTGTCTTGCTGGCCTGATGGCTAAGGGTTGAGAGGGCTCTGCTGTCGCCGGATCGACTTCCAACTGATACGCCATTGCCTCCCGTTTTTCTTCAGGCCCGTGAGCCGCGATCAGGGCACAGAGTCTGTCCAGAGCTTCTTCTTCATTGCTCAGTGGAAATGGACTGCCATATCTCAGTCGTAATTGCTGGGCTTTAAATACTGCCGGGTCAACGGCTCTGGCCAGTTGCCACAGGTTTTCCTTCACAAACTCTCTATCCAACCGTGGGGCAGTAATGATGATGTCAAGCAAGCGATCCGGGTCTACCCAGGCGGCTTGATTCTCATCTGACTTCTTATTGATATCCGGCGTATTATCCGGTAGCAAGTGCCAACAAGCCACTTTCATAAAATCACGCACGGATGGATGTTGCCGGGTGCCATGAGTGACGACGCTGTTGATGGCCTTTCGCCAGTGGCAGGGCAGAAGCAGTGTCGACTGGTCAACCTGTTGTGCCCTGCGGGCAGCGAGTATCAGATTATTCAACAAGCCTTCAGTGATTTCAGGCAGAGGTTTACAAAGGTCGCCGGGTACGGTTCCAAAGGCTTCGTAAACTTCATTAAGCGCCTGTTCTGGCAGCTCAGCCCGGTGGATACCATGCCTGAGGGCATTGCTCTCCCAGATATCAACCTCAGGACAGGGTTTGCCTACGGCAACCATGGAGTTCAATACCGAAGAGGGGCTTTGCGCAGACTCAGGCCAGAGTAGGGTGACATGAGTGTCCGGGTAGGCCTGTAATTGGCCACTCACCAACACAGGTTGCCCAACAATCAGGGGCTCCAGAAGCTGTGCAAGCGCAGGATTACTCTCGAGTCCCAGGATGACTAACGGCTTACCAGCGGTTAATGCTTCCTGGAACTCACTTTGAGATCGTCCAAAATGGGCTTTTTGTTCCGAGGTGATATGGATATTGTCAAATAGCTGGCTGAAGCTTGTCTGCGCATTGACCTGAATGACCAGAGGTGCTTTCGGGTGATCATTGATCCAATGGCGCGCCTGGGCGTTTTGCTGATAAATGACGGTTTCAAAGGCAGCCTGGTCTCCGGTTTTTTCCTGTGGGATGGACACAGGCTGCTCATCGTTTTCTGTTAATCCCAGGGCTTTCGGCTGCTGTCTTGAATGAGCCACCTGAAGTCGGGGCTCCAGACCTGTTGTCTCGCGAATCGTCTGCAGTGAACCCAGCAAACGAAACCAGAGGGCTTCATTAAGAGGTGAGGTTACGGTGACTACAGCACCCGCCAGAACCTGTTCCAACAGGCGGGTGTTAGGCGCAGCATAGCCTTCCGGGGTAATGGCAACGGGGCTCAGCCATTCGCTGATATTACTCTGGTTAATAATGATCGGGGTTCGTGGTGGGTTATGGGAAAGTCCTGCCTCATCAGGGTGGGACAGGGCCCGGAACAGTGAATGAAGCTCGTCATACCCTACCGGCCTCTGATAAAACTGAACATCGTCGGGTAAATGACAGATCTTGCCATTGCTCTCAAAGCACTTTTGCGCCAGCATTTGTCGCATCGTCTGTTCAAATGCAAGATCCTTCCAGTTGGCTCCTTTCAGAATCACCCGTTGTCCGGCCCTCAATGACTCAAGCCTGCCGGGGATGTGCCGGATTTGTCCCCTTTTATCCACTCCGGGGCCGCCCAGCAGCAACTGTCGCCAGCTGCTGTGCAAGTGACAGTCAATAAGAACGGTATTGTCGTCATCCACAGCGCTTTCAGCAGAGGGGAGTTCAGCCAATAAAGGAGGGACTTTGGCTGGAGTATTGCCGTTGTGTGCGTTGAACTGCCAGGTATTTTCCGGTCGATTAATTCGCCGCCAGAAATCAGCCCCCGGTGCGTCGGCCCCCGCTGCATCGTCACGCTGCCCAACCGATGCTAACTGTGTGGGGTCTGCCAGAACCAGCAGGGAAACATGCTCCCCCAGGGGACGTTTCTTGTGGCTGACTTTGTCATATAGACAGGGGTTATCCGGATCCAGTAGATCGTTGAATTTTGGCAGATCCCCGCTGGTGAGCTTTCGGATATCCATTACCAGAGTCAATGGCTGTGAACCCTCGAACAGCTTGCCTGAACGAAGGGCGTGGCACCCATCGTCGGAAATGCTCAACCGGGTCACAAGATTAGCCTGTGAGAGGTCATCGGGATGGGAAATAAGGGTAACATCCCGACGTTCATCGCTGGTCTGGGCAACTAAAAGCTGTCGAACCTCATCATCGCTGGCAACAAAACGAAAATCAAAGGCATGAGGGGTCTTTGAGTGTGAGGATACGGTTCTCGCTTTGTCAGGCGATGTTATTGGAGTTGCCGATCTGTTGAGTTTGGCGGTTACTTCAGGGCAGGTTTTTACAGCCTTTGACCATGAATCCAGTTTTGCACCAGTGTCTGGTACACCAGTATTACGAACGGAGTTGTTTATTTTCTCATTAATCCGACCATCCATAATCAATCTCTCTCCTGTCATCTGAAGGACTGCATTGAAAATGTTCAATAATATGACCTTCAGACAGGATGGAAGTTCCGCTTGGATAGTTAGCCGTTAGCATTGAAGGAAGTAGCCGATCTCGAAAAACTCATCATGACCAAACGCTTATCACCGATCCAATGACTCATAAAGCGAGTTCAGATTCACACTGTTCAAAAACTCTTCAGCAATTTTTGTCAGCTCAGCGGTTCTCAGTAACAGAGCGTTACTGGCGTTCTGTGCCTGTCGCAGGTAGTCATCTTTGATAGTTGTCCTGGAGATAGAGTGATTTGTTAATTCCATCATGGCATCCAGCTCTTCTGGAGAGGAGGGATCATGAGCACCATAGGTGGAGGTAGTGCTGGTCGAGTAGGCTCCCAACATGCAAGAGTCTGACCAACAACACGTTAAGGAACCGCCTTTCGAGTGTGTCAATTCGAACAGGTAATGCATGAAGGCCTGACGGATGGCTTCGGAGCATTTGCTTTTTAAATTATCCACAAGTGTTCGCTCCTCAGGTGACAACTCAGTGGACAACTCAGTGGACATGGATTTGTATTTGCTTTTGATACCCATACATGCCTGATTAATTATAAACTGCAACTCTTTTACAGCTCTACCCTTAGCGGGATTATTAGCGCCATGCTGCAACTGTGTAATCATATTTTCAAATGCTTGATCAAGATAGAGGTCTTGCCCTTTTTTGGTTGCCAGATATTGATTGATTTTTTCCAATAACGGCTTCAATACCGGACTGTTTTCAACTTTCTGATAAAACAGGGCATCGGCCTTTTCAT
This window harbors:
- a CDS encoding AAA family ATPase, whose translation is MDGRINEKINNSVRNTGVPDTGAKLDSWSKAVKTCPEVTAKLNRSATPITSPDKARTVSSHSKTPHAFDFRFVASDDEVRQLLVAQTSDERRDVTLISHPDDLSQANLVTRLSISDDGCHALRSGKLFEGSQPLTLVMDIRKLTSGDLPKFNDLLDPDNPCLYDKVSHKKRPLGEHVSLLVLADPTQLASVGQRDDAAGADAPGADFWRRINRPENTWQFNAHNGNTPAKVPPLLAELPSAESAVDDDNTVLIDCHLHSSWRQLLLGGPGVDKRGQIRHIPGRLESLRAGQRVILKGANWKDLAFEQTMRQMLAQKCFESNGKICHLPDDVQFYQRPVGYDELHSLFRALSHPDEAGLSHNPPRTPIIINQSNISEWLSPVAITPEGYAAPNTRLLEQVLAGAVVTVTSPLNEALWFRLLGSLQTIRETTGLEPRLQVAHSRQQPKALGLTENDEQPVSIPQEKTGDQAAFETVIYQQNAQARHWINDHPKAPLVIQVNAQTSFSQLFDNIHITSEQKAHFGRSQSEFQEALTAGKPLVILGLESNPALAQLLEPLIVGQPVLVSGQLQAYPDTHVTLLWPESAQSPSSVLNSMVAVGKPCPEVDIWESNALRHGIHRAELPEQALNEVYEAFGTVPGDLCKPLPEITEGLLNNLILAARRAQQVDQSTLLLPCHWRKAINSVVTHGTRQHPSVRDFMKVACWHLLPDNTPDINKKSDENQAAWVDPDRLLDIIITAPRLDREFVKENLWQLARAVDPAVFKAQQLRLRYGSPFPLSNEEEALDRLCALIAAHGPEEKREAMAYQLEVDPATAEPSQPLAIRPARQIKRLRDALACGWLLILPAGQIRANVIHALATDCFHIARGEYVTENPDSERIERIENRLLQSMKWMGSNDQSLSALAYDLYHGEMSQKDRESRRLSRLHDRLADSPVIFLEGETGTGKSYFSAKMAKASGWAAIISLGPSDSEQTLMKRWQWQEHADGDRSMVQQNRALMEWASTESDKDGGYVGGNYITLVLDEANLAQAGLLASLNGLWEPQPCIYVNGHPVKVSEKHRVILTGNPDHYSGRQMDPALKEKLPKAYYPRLDEAFLRDRVVEPALLNQLQRHQINDIAHIATKSVMALWQYYQELLPEHEFTPRDLTDICSWVGWYLDRGLSKGDSVSCEQVNSLIQQSFRDLLGPEISETQQDALSALEIWFAARYPLDNTLSDNVRINNLKDIQQPFMEFTEKHRPEFDTSGSAVCELVQGLGQDLSRCQQAYHRKIKHGGRQATLIEGPAGRGKDATLNLMIESVKQQVRQKGETMPEIFPLNACDCSWDKVCEAIQKAKVQGGIVVISEMNLIDSQHLEGELNDILAGDAHPGFHLFATINPPQYSGRKPLSPALKGRFRHLPIRQYKQTELQTIAEKVLPQTTEGKFAAKKLTQLHCRLRAYLQRKNLPLQPTSLDLQNVARAVIRRSDFTENGLHQCLDKYYRLYFMAAGLSLEKLPESSALAIGKSKLDSELCYWFNQRVPGISRPWLIRRSDINSIDENNHEIRIEADLSTEGAKTEIIKRVAEAKWQASGLSLKPDQSDDILTRALYRHWQRRWFSREFGRTGVDANNLFPLTGEQEQTLKKSACLPYLREADELIRTWNANEVQCWPAFWQQISDLPNQWLDSSEKYNPEVHEKEATALDQNTNYSYLEQRQVVDHKIFDTQSFSSNMYRWQAEDIYVTAGGDIKLIDINDQHIRGVETLIPDSLPGPDQEVTLTSDQTLATLIIPLHKGRCTLPSLQANDYIVALRIKPELPYNLTRDRYTGLHTLSVPEAEPFQSIEAAYVVEPREADKKTPAKVALPKQAIRLDAHCSEGMKTVLDRLFKTIEGLQDPTEEQRPLWQIKNAKNTTQRIEAIKDYCQQFSGNAVAESNENFFQFLVTKRQGSCRHRVPVFVALCRYFGIPSRQIGNFTHAFAECSTNRGQTWESVNLLGAPVEVTETQSVFQPTRRVSGSGTESKKLKELLKGADLTQQQALAKSCGISIGELNKTFETNGALPKVSLSSSDMVDKLWQEGDLASFSMGVSILLEKETLRYRDRILIAEVYNDDENGHKAMSDAVGKILSNDNADQVIGQLKLLYSKIIAQGGTIPTRWLSSMNSLLNSKALARPPFVRLAHEALVSGWLDPLPTYHNHVMNAAQHHQLLVRLESIDELKVNANHCLKKWYTELFSREKNSHEWRCTFGYLQSCGDYSFFVTHCHGGFSPLLENKMAHSSLQTAWTDEPQGVPNIERMLVHQPAFVRLKPGTANHRPVIMLGRPLWFDCGIIEKVRALIQLKAENSPSLKQLLEDIKAKPDEESSELLENFKKQCWEAIKQAFSHYLYGVTNSNGGCLTYFWTDAYAGSDSCGAHDPSSPEELHAMMFEFGTPSFFQRFIRDDYLRQALSASNALILKPNDLTKIAGEFLDSLNLNSLSESF